A single Mixta calida DNA region contains:
- a CDS encoding methyl-accepting chemotaxis protein: MSSLSAWTSGFNHLSVGKKLTSGFILVLLISLVIAVAGIRGLSTIGENVQKQQLVVQMVQQLNQARFNRTLLQFTGESRYGEQNTKALQQFEQLSDALNQMGWDPEGRSRLESIKQTLAYYLTEKTRFVAFINQRSEQLKAMELDTLADYDRKSETLSRQAVDAGQALAASRLDAAIQRVMKLWPDFITQPNDARKAAIAAALSAVAEQGELLKNSVPGLETGWVAGVSLEAGRLNATLDNYHTLFTHHESQSGVLTSAAEKLNAAVNALYQFQTEQATLTITEASSVMYIAVALGVLVGLLIAWRITRNITQPLRETLLVADKIASGDLTARIDTQRGDEPGLLMQAVGRMNQNLQEIILQVRQGVDNVARASAEIAAGNIDLSSRTEQQSAAVVETAASMEQLTSTVKQNADNAHQASRLAQEASHNAGRGGEIVQDVVVTMEDISASSRKIADIINVINGIAFQTNILALNAAVEAARAGEQGRGFAVVAGEVRSLAQRSATAAREIETLIKEAGQKVDNGSRLVSSAGQAMNDIVRSVSQVSGIMNEIASASEEQSRGILQIGQAMTEMDTTTQQNAALVEESSAAASSLEDQARQLEQTVAVFKTAPQGVERSPGVSAPRSRVLAPTPVAASGSQGGWEQF, encoded by the coding sequence ATGAGCAGTTTGTCAGCGTGGACTTCAGGTTTTAATCATCTAAGCGTGGGTAAAAAGCTCACCTCAGGCTTTATATTGGTGCTGTTGATCAGCCTGGTGATTGCCGTCGCCGGAATTCGCGGCCTTTCCACTATCGGGGAAAATGTGCAAAAGCAACAGCTGGTCGTGCAGATGGTGCAGCAGCTAAATCAGGCGCGTTTTAACCGCACGCTTTTGCAGTTCACCGGCGAAAGCCGCTATGGCGAACAGAATACAAAAGCGTTACAGCAGTTTGAACAGCTAAGCGACGCGCTTAACCAGATGGGCTGGGATCCTGAAGGCAGATCGCGGCTGGAAAGCATTAAACAGACGCTGGCTTATTACCTGACGGAAAAAACGCGCTTTGTCGCTTTCATCAACCAGCGTAGCGAACAGTTGAAAGCAATGGAGCTGGATACGCTGGCGGACTACGACCGCAAAAGCGAGACGCTGAGTCGTCAGGCCGTGGATGCGGGGCAAGCGCTGGCGGCTTCCCGCCTGGACGCCGCTATTCAGCGCGTGATGAAGCTGTGGCCCGATTTTATCACCCAGCCGAACGATGCGCGTAAAGCGGCGATAGCGGCAGCGCTGAGCGCGGTGGCGGAACAGGGCGAACTGTTGAAAAACAGCGTGCCGGGTCTCGAAACGGGCTGGGTCGCAGGCGTTTCGCTGGAGGCTGGGCGCCTGAACGCAACGCTGGATAACTACCATACCCTCTTTACGCATCACGAAAGTCAGTCCGGCGTGCTGACCAGCGCGGCGGAAAAACTCAACGCGGCGGTAAATGCGCTCTACCAGTTCCAGACTGAACAGGCGACGCTCACCATTACCGAAGCGAGTTCTGTCATGTATATCGCCGTCGCGCTCGGCGTGCTGGTTGGGTTGCTGATCGCCTGGCGCATTACGCGCAATATTACGCAGCCGTTGCGGGAGACGCTGCTGGTCGCCGATAAAATCGCCTCCGGCGATCTGACCGCGCGCATCGATACGCAGCGAGGCGATGAGCCAGGACTGCTGATGCAGGCAGTGGGGCGCATGAACCAGAACCTGCAAGAGATCATTCTTCAGGTGCGTCAGGGCGTGGACAACGTGGCGCGCGCCTCGGCGGAAATCGCCGCAGGCAATATTGACCTCTCCTCGCGCACTGAGCAGCAGTCTGCGGCAGTGGTGGAAACCGCCGCCAGCATGGAACAGCTGACGTCTACCGTGAAGCAGAACGCCGACAACGCACACCAGGCCAGCAGACTGGCCCAGGAAGCCTCCCATAACGCCGGACGCGGTGGTGAAATCGTGCAGGACGTGGTGGTGACAATGGAAGATATCAGCGCCAGTTCGCGTAAAATCGCCGATATTATCAACGTAATCAACGGAATTGCCTTCCAGACCAATATCCTGGCGCTGAACGCGGCGGTGGAAGCGGCGCGCGCTGGCGAACAGGGGCGCGGCTTTGCGGTAGTGGCGGGCGAGGTGCGCAGCCTGGCGCAGCGTAGCGCTACGGCGGCGCGTGAAATTGAAACGCTGATCAAAGAAGCGGGACAAAAGGTGGATAACGGTTCACGACTGGTCAGCAGTGCCGGGCAGGCGATGAACGATATCGTGCGGTCCGTCTCGCAGGTGAGCGGCATTATGAACGAGATCGCCAGCGCTTCTGAGGAGCAGAGCCGCGGCATTCTGCAAATCGGCCAGGCGATGACCGAGATGGATACGACTACGCAGCAGAACGCCGCGCTGGTCGAGGAATCTTCTGCCGCCGCCTCGTCGCTGGAAGATCAGGCAAGGCAGCTGGAGCAGACGGTTGCGGTGTTCAAAACCGCGCCGCAGGGCGTTGAGCGCAGCCCGGGCGTTAGCGCGCCGCGTTCGCGCGTGCTGGCGCCGACGCCGGTCGCCGCGTCCGGCTCGCAGGGCGGCTGGGAACAGTTCTGA
- the lldD gene encoding FMN-dependent L-lactate dehydrogenase LldD yields MIISSAKDYRAAAKAKVPPFLFHYADGGAYDEYTLKRNSEDLAQIALRQRILRNMSSLSLETQLFGETLSMPVALAPVGLCGMYARRGEVQAARAADKKGIPFTLSTVSLCPIEEVAPAMQRPMWFQLYVLRDRGFMRNVLERAQAAGCSTLVFTVDMPVPGARYRDAHSGMSGPNAAMRRYIQSAFYPQWAWDVGIYGRPHDLGNISAYRGEPTHLEDYIGWLGNNFDPSISWSDLEWIRDFWKGPMIIKGILDPEDARDAVRFGADGIVVSNHGGRQLDGVLSSARALPAIADAVKGDLAILADGGVRSGLDVVRMIALGADTVLLGRAFLYALAAAGEAGVTNLLNLFEKEMRVAMTLTGARSIAEITRDSLVQAVAPMQPDALAQAVAND; encoded by the coding sequence GTGATTATCTCATCAGCAAAAGATTACCGAGCCGCAGCGAAAGCCAAAGTGCCGCCGTTTCTGTTTCACTACGCCGACGGCGGCGCCTATGACGAGTACACCCTGAAACGCAACAGCGAAGATCTGGCGCAAATCGCGCTGCGCCAGCGCATTCTGCGCAATATGTCTTCGCTGAGCCTGGAGACGCAGCTGTTCGGCGAAACGCTGTCGATGCCGGTGGCGCTGGCGCCGGTGGGATTGTGCGGCATGTACGCGCGCCGGGGCGAGGTGCAGGCGGCGCGTGCGGCGGATAAAAAAGGTATTCCTTTTACCCTCTCCACCGTGTCGCTCTGCCCGATTGAAGAAGTGGCGCCGGCGATGCAGCGCCCGATGTGGTTCCAGCTTTACGTGCTGCGCGACCGCGGCTTTATGCGTAACGTGCTGGAGCGGGCACAGGCGGCAGGCTGCTCGACGCTGGTGTTCACCGTCGATATGCCGGTGCCGGGGGCGCGCTACCGCGACGCGCACTCCGGCATGAGCGGCCCGAACGCGGCGATGCGCCGCTATATCCAGTCGGCGTTCTATCCGCAGTGGGCGTGGGACGTCGGCATTTATGGCCGTCCGCACGATCTCGGCAATATCTCCGCTTATCGCGGCGAGCCGACTCACCTGGAAGATTACATCGGCTGGCTGGGCAATAACTTCGACCCGTCGATCTCGTGGAGCGATTTGGAGTGGATTCGCGACTTCTGGAAAGGGCCGATGATCATCAAAGGCATTCTCGACCCGGAGGATGCGCGCGACGCGGTGCGTTTCGGCGCGGACGGCATTGTGGTCTCTAACCACGGCGGCCGCCAGCTGGACGGCGTGCTCTCGTCGGCGCGCGCGCTGCCCGCCATCGCCGACGCGGTAAAGGGCGATCTGGCGATTCTGGCGGACGGCGGCGTGCGCAGCGGGCTGGACGTGGTACGCATGATCGCGTTGGGCGCGGATACGGTGCTGCTGGGGCGCGCGTTTCTCTACGCGCTGGCGGCGGCGGGCGAAGCGGGCGTGACCAATCTGTTGAACCTGTTTGAAAAAGAGATGCGCGTGGCGATGACGCTGACCGGCGCGCGCTCGATTGCGGAAATCACCCGTGATTCGCTGGTGCAGGCGGTAGCGCCGATGCAGCCCGACGCGCTGGCGCAGGCGGTGGCCAACGACTAA
- the lldR gene encoding transcriptional regulator LldR has protein sequence MDDPVMHEERRLAESLAERLRAFIDQQRLQPGERLPAERQLAQQLMVSRSSLREALQKLISEGVLVSRRGGGNFIAERAADWSAARLVMPLSTLLADDPGYRYDVLEARIAIEASTAWHAARRATAEDKAHIERCYQMMLQVSDRDDPDLAAHSDVRFHLAIAEAAHNLVLLQAMRGLFDLLQSSVMQSRQRMYTAPEIFQQLAVQHQAMCQAIIAGDAERARSATIHHLEFVDATMRNLHEEEARRARSLRIPDSKA, from the coding sequence ATGGATGATCCCGTAATGCATGAAGAACGACGTCTGGCCGAGAGCCTGGCGGAACGCCTGCGAGCGTTTATCGACCAGCAGCGGCTTCAGCCCGGCGAACGGCTGCCGGCAGAGCGCCAGCTGGCGCAGCAGCTGATGGTTTCCCGATCGTCGCTGCGCGAGGCGCTGCAAAAGCTGATCAGCGAAGGCGTGCTGGTCAGCCGACGCGGCGGCGGCAATTTTATCGCCGAACGTGCGGCGGACTGGTCGGCAGCGCGGCTGGTGATGCCGCTCAGCACGCTGCTGGCGGACGATCCCGGCTACCGTTATGACGTACTGGAGGCGCGCATCGCCATTGAAGCCAGCACTGCCTGGCACGCCGCGCGCCGCGCCACGGCGGAAGACAAAGCGCATATCGAGCGCTGCTATCAGATGATGCTGCAGGTCAGCGACCGCGACGACCCTGACCTGGCGGCGCATTCCGACGTGCGCTTCCATCTGGCGATCGCCGAAGCCGCCCACAATCTGGTGCTGTTACAGGCGATGCGCGGCCTGTTCGATCTGTTGCAGTCGTCGGTGATGCAGAGCCGCCAGCGGATGTATACCGCGCCGGAGATTTTTCAGCAGCTGGCGGTGCAGCATCAGGCGATGTGTCAGGCGATTATCGCGGGCGACGCCGAACGGGCGCGCAGCGCCACCATCCACCACCTTGAATTTGTCGACGCCACCATGCGCAACCTGCATGAGGAAGAGGCGCGACGGGCGCGCAGTCTGCGCATTCCAGACAGTAAAGCGTAA
- the lldP gene encoding L-lactate permease, with protein MQNWQQLYDPLDNIWLSSLIAALPIIFFFFALTKLRLKGYLAGTITVLIALAVALLFYRMPVDQALASAVYGFFYGLWPIAWIIVAAVFVYKITVKTGQFDIIRNSILSITEDQRLQMLIVGFAFGSFLEGAAGFGAPVAITAALLVGLGFKPVYAAGLCLIVNTAPVAFGAMGIPIIVAGQVTGVDAMEISQMAGRQLPFLTMIVLFWVMAIMDGWRGVKETWPAVVVSGGSFAIAQYLTSNFLGPELPDVISALVSLLCLTLFLRVWKPARIFRFDTQEGANGEASRVTRYSTAQVIRAWMPFLFLTLTVTLWSIPPFKALFAPGGALYDWVFSFAVPFLHQQVIKMPPVVAAATPYAAIYKLDGFSATGTAIFIAALLSVIWLRMRPAQALSAFGETLRELALPIYSIGAVLAFAFVSNYSGLSTTLALALAHTGNAFTFFSPFLGWLGVFLTGSDTSSNALFAALQATTAQQIGVPEVLLVAANTTGGVTGKMISPQSIAIACAAVGLVGKEADLFRFTVKHSLIFTCIVGIITSLQAWVFPWMIP; from the coding sequence ATGCAAAACTGGCAGCAACTTTACGATCCGCTCGATAATATCTGGCTGTCGAGCCTGATTGCCGCGCTTCCCATTATCTTTTTCTTTTTCGCGCTGACGAAGCTGCGGCTGAAAGGCTATCTCGCAGGCACCATTACAGTGCTGATCGCGCTGGCCGTGGCGCTGCTGTTTTACCGTATGCCCGTCGACCAGGCGCTCGCTTCTGCCGTTTATGGTTTCTTCTATGGGCTGTGGCCCATTGCCTGGATTATTGTCGCCGCGGTATTCGTCTACAAAATTACGGTGAAAACCGGCCAGTTCGACATTATTCGCAACTCGATTTTGTCGATTACCGAGGATCAGCGCCTGCAAATGTTGATCGTCGGCTTCGCTTTTGGATCGTTTCTGGAAGGCGCGGCGGGCTTCGGCGCGCCGGTGGCGATCACCGCCGCGCTGCTGGTCGGTCTGGGCTTTAAGCCGGTCTACGCCGCCGGGCTCTGCCTGATTGTGAATACTGCGCCGGTCGCCTTTGGCGCCATGGGGATTCCGATTATCGTCGCCGGGCAGGTCACCGGCGTGGATGCGATGGAGATCAGCCAGATGGCGGGACGTCAGCTGCCGTTTCTGACGATGATCGTACTGTTCTGGGTTATGGCGATCATGGACGGCTGGCGTGGGGTGAAAGAGACCTGGCCTGCGGTAGTGGTTTCCGGCGGCTCTTTCGCCATCGCGCAGTATCTGACCTCCAACTTCCTCGGCCCGGAGCTGCCGGACGTGATCTCCGCGCTGGTCTCTCTGCTCTGCCTGACGCTGTTTCTGCGCGTCTGGAAGCCAGCGCGTATTTTCCGCTTCGACACCCAGGAGGGCGCTAACGGCGAAGCAAGCCGGGTTACCCGCTACAGCACGGCGCAGGTTATCCGCGCCTGGATGCCGTTCCTGTTTTTAACCCTGACCGTCACCCTGTGGAGCATCCCGCCGTTTAAGGCGCTGTTCGCCCCCGGCGGCGCGCTTTACGACTGGGTGTTCTCGTTCGCCGTGCCGTTCCTGCATCAGCAGGTGATCAAGATGCCGCCGGTGGTCGCCGCCGCCACGCCGTATGCCGCCATCTATAAGCTCGACGGGTTCTCCGCCACCGGCACCGCGATTTTTATCGCCGCGCTGCTGTCGGTAATCTGGCTGCGCATGCGGCCCGCTCAGGCGCTAAGCGCCTTTGGCGAAACCCTGCGCGAACTGGCGCTGCCGATCTACTCCATCGGCGCGGTGCTGGCGTTCGCCTTCGTCTCCAACTATTCGGGCCTTTCCACCACGCTGGCGCTGGCGCTCGCCCACACCGGCAACGCCTTTACCTTCTTTTCACCGTTTCTTGGCTGGCTCGGCGTGTTCCTGACCGGCTCCGATACCTCCTCAAACGCCCTGTTCGCCGCCTTGCAGGCGACCACCGCGCAGCAGATCGGCGTGCCGGAGGTGTTGCTGGTCGCCGCCAACACCACCGGTGGCGTCACCGGCAAAATGATTTCTCCGCAGTCGATCGCCATCGCCTGCGCCGCGGTGGGGCTGGTCGGCAAAGAGGCCGACCTGTTCCGCTTTACCGTTAAACACAGCCTGATTTTCACCTGTATCGTGGGCATTATCACCTCGTTACAGGCCTGGGTATTCCCATGGATGATCCCGTAA
- a CDS encoding flagella synthesis protein FlgN codes for MDTLQATLNKLQETLNELDVVLVEEVKQLSGAQINPVSLQRISDMKSRLLSTVAYYDEQRKQQEDSLQLFAPYPQQPTLAALWNDMVPTIKRASEMNQQTSQLLEMHMQRARNLIRAIDKTAAAPGLYTAGGQSDNNGSTRAYNITI; via the coding sequence ATGGACACTTTACAGGCCACCTTAAATAAATTGCAGGAAACGCTAAACGAACTGGATGTCGTGCTGGTGGAAGAGGTAAAACAGCTCAGCGGCGCGCAGATTAATCCGGTTTCGCTTCAGCGCATTTCCGATATGAAAAGCCGCCTGCTGTCGACCGTCGCGTATTATGACGAGCAGCGAAAACAGCAGGAAGATTCTTTGCAACTGTTCGCGCCCTATCCGCAGCAGCCGACGCTGGCCGCGCTCTGGAACGACATGGTGCCGACGATTAAAAGAGCCAGCGAGATGAATCAGCAAACCAGCCAGCTGCTGGAAATGCATATGCAAAGAGCGCGCAATTTAATCCGCGCGATAGATAAAACGGCGGCGGCGCCAGGCCTGTATACCGCGGGCGGGCAGTCGGATAATAACGGCTCCACGCGCGCTTACAATATTACTATATAA
- the flgM gene encoding flagellar biosynthesis anti-sigma factor FlgM — protein MSINQTLKTQPVTPAQIQQEVKLTQRNLADSATKSTPASQQGTDVKLSALTQHIKQDDSQDVDSVRVEQIKQAIRNGELHMDYDKIAESLLQNILEDW, from the coding sequence ATGAGCATTAACCAAACGCTGAAAACGCAACCTGTTACGCCCGCCCAAATTCAGCAGGAAGTGAAGCTCACTCAACGCAACCTGGCGGACAGCGCAACAAAATCTACCCCGGCGTCGCAGCAGGGCACCGACGTTAAACTCAGCGCTTTAACGCAGCATATTAAACAAGACGACTCTCAGGACGTGGACAGCGTGCGCGTCGAGCAGATTAAACAGGCGATCCGCAACGGCGAACTGCATATGGATTACGATAAAATTGCTGAGTCGCTGTTGCAGAATATCCTTGAAGACTGGTAA
- the flgA gene encoding flagellar basal body P-ring formation chaperone FlgA — protein MIQKINALLNGDSRETGVVRRATLLSTAEKRMALCDKPRLSLSGAQRLTGNRTVVAQCGNKKHFIQIRVEAEGRWWVAARDLKAGSMLNAQDIVPRSGSLANLPGDVMTQLGSIEGAVLTRAVRAGQPLTQNQLRKSWRVSRGEEVDVIAWGDGFHIYAKGKALDNAAVDEAVRVRMKTGQLVSGSVNKDGSVRINL, from the coding sequence TTGATCCAGAAAATTAACGCCTTATTAAACGGCGACAGCCGCGAAACCGGCGTGGTGCGTCGGGCGACATTGCTCTCTACGGCAGAAAAGCGCATGGCGCTGTGCGACAAGCCGCGTCTCTCCCTGAGCGGCGCCCAGCGTCTTACCGGCAACAGAACGGTGGTGGCGCAGTGCGGCAATAAAAAGCATTTTATCCAGATCAGGGTGGAAGCAGAGGGCCGCTGGTGGGTGGCGGCGCGCGACCTCAAAGCGGGCAGCATGTTGAATGCGCAGGATATTGTGCCGCGCAGCGGTTCGCTGGCTAACCTGCCGGGCGATGTGATGACGCAATTGGGAAGTATCGAAGGCGCGGTACTCACCCGCGCGGTGCGCGCCGGACAGCCGCTGACGCAAAATCAGCTGCGCAAAAGCTGGCGCGTCAGCCGCGGCGAGGAAGTGGACGTGATTGCCTGGGGCGATGGCTTTCATATCTATGCCAAAGGCAAAGCGCTGGATAATGCCGCAGTGGATGAAGCGGTGCGGGTGCGCATGAAAACGGGCCAGTTGGTCAGCGGCAGTGTGAATAAAGACGGCAGCGTACGGATAAATTTGTAG
- the flgB gene encoding flagellar basal body rod protein FlgB, whose protein sequence is MMDKLDKALYFQQEALSLLARRQDILASNIANADTPGYLARDIDFSQQLKQAVSQQRSRTEPLTLNLTAARHIPATATVFNQTDLLYRIPDQPSADGNTVDMDRERVNFADNNIKYQTSLTILGSQIKGMMSVISQG, encoded by the coding sequence ATGATGGATAAACTCGATAAGGCACTCTATTTTCAGCAGGAAGCGCTGAGTTTACTCGCCCGCCGGCAGGATATTTTAGCGTCGAATATCGCTAACGCCGATACGCCGGGCTATTTAGCCAGGGATATCGACTTTTCTCAGCAGCTTAAACAGGCGGTCAGTCAACAGCGCAGCCGTACTGAGCCCTTAACGCTGAATCTGACCGCCGCCAGGCATATCCCGGCAACGGCGACGGTCTTTAATCAGACCGATTTATTATATCGGATTCCCGATCAGCCCAGCGCTGACGGCAATACCGTCGATATGGATCGTGAGCGAGTTAATTTCGCTGACAACAACATCAAATATCAAACCAGCTTAACCATTCTCGGTTCCCAGATTAAAGGGATGATGAGCGTGATCAGTCAGGGTTAA
- the flgC gene encoding flagellar basal body rod protein FlgC, which translates to MSLFSIFDISGSAMTAQSKRLNVSASNMANADSVVGPDGEPYRARQVVFRVNQAPGQEIGGVQVSDVVESNAPDRMVYEPGNPLADARGYVRMPNVDVVGEMVNTISASRSYQANVEVLNTAKALMLKTLTLGQ; encoded by the coding sequence ATGTCTTTATTCAGCATTTTTGATATTTCAGGTTCCGCCATGACGGCGCAGTCGAAGCGACTGAACGTCAGCGCCAGCAATATGGCGAACGCCGACAGCGTCGTCGGGCCAGACGGTGAACCCTACCGCGCGCGTCAGGTGGTTTTCCGCGTCAATCAGGCGCCCGGTCAGGAGATCGGCGGCGTGCAGGTCAGTGACGTGGTGGAAAGCAACGCCCCGGATCGCATGGTGTACGAGCCCGGCAATCCGTTAGCGGACGCCCGTGGCTACGTGCGGATGCCGAATGTGGATGTCGTGGGTGAAATGGTCAACACCATTTCCGCTTCGCGCAGCTATCAGGCCAACGTGGAAGTATTGAATACCGCCAAGGCGCTGATGCTGAAGACGCTGACGCTGGGTCAATAA
- a CDS encoding flagellar hook assembly protein FlgD, producing the protein MAVSPVTSNYSAANNTNGSSIDDITNNFMNLLVAQMQNQDPTNPMDNNQLTSLMAQFNTAAGVQQLNSSMNNVGQLVVSMQQMNAAQWVGRSVYTEGDSTVTKAEDTLAFSVENDVDKVNVVLTDSEGNSYTAELKDVKAGVHKYRFDELTGFQPATPELGEGKSYKVTYTAANEDGSAPKIVSLKHGKVESVSFTLTGAVLQLGLGGSATLSQVYLIE; encoded by the coding sequence ATGGCCGTCTCGCCAGTTACCAGTAATTACAGCGCCGCCAATAATACCAATGGTTCATCGATTGACGATATCACTAACAACTTCATGAACCTGCTGGTTGCGCAGATGCAAAACCAGGACCCCACCAACCCGATGGACAACAATCAGCTCACCTCGCTGATGGCGCAGTTCAACACGGCGGCGGGCGTTCAGCAGCTGAACAGTTCAATGAATAACGTCGGCCAGCTGGTGGTCAGCATGCAGCAGATGAACGCGGCGCAGTGGGTTGGACGCAGCGTTTATACCGAAGGCGACAGCACCGTCACCAAAGCGGAAGACACGCTCGCGTTCTCGGTCGAAAACGACGTCGATAAAGTGAACGTGGTGCTGACCGACAGCGAGGGCAACAGCTATACCGCTGAACTGAAAGATGTCAAAGCGGGCGTGCATAAATACCGCTTCGACGAGCTGACCGGGTTCCAGCCGGCGACGCCGGAGTTAGGTGAAGGCAAGTCTTACAAAGTCACCTATACCGCTGCCAACGAGGATGGTTCTGCACCAAAAATCGTTTCCCTGAAACATGGCAAAGTGGAGAGCGTCTCCTTCACCCTGACCGGTGCGGTACTGCAACTGGGACTGGGCGGCAGCGCCACGCTGAGCCAGGTTTATCTGATTGAGTAA
- the flgE gene encoding flagellar hook protein FlgE, with product MSFSQGLSGLNAASQALDVVGNNIANSQTVGFKSGSISFADVFAGSQIGMGVQVAGVKQNFSDGVLGQGSSSLDMGIQGNGFFRLVSEAGQVFYSRNGQFKTNENGYIVNDMGMQLTGYQATGTPPAIQPGAAVGPIQIPTGQMPARASDGGTMTGNLDSGTDPIAADIPFDPKDNKSYSSVSQVDAYDSLGNRHTVNVYFVKTGDNAWKVYTHDTTAPKIGDNGKEEYQQMDLAFDSAGQLTTNPATVKIESSAWNGADALDFELDMTGMTQQAADTAMDSPSTTGYAPGSMNGYTIGDNGQIMASYSNGQQQLLGQVVLANFTNAGGLASSGNNCWTETPSSGQPVIGVAGTGNLGNLYGNKLEASNVDLSQEMVNMIVYQRNYQSNSQTIKTQSELLQTLVNLG from the coding sequence ATGAGTTTTTCACAAGGTCTTAGTGGACTGAACGCGGCGTCGCAGGCGCTGGATGTCGTCGGCAACAACATCGCCAACTCCCAGACCGTTGGATTTAAATCCGGCTCCATCTCTTTTGCCGACGTCTTTGCCGGATCGCAAATCGGCATGGGCGTACAGGTGGCCGGGGTTAAACAGAATTTTAGCGATGGCGTGCTGGGCCAGGGCAGCAGCAGCCTGGATATGGGCATCCAGGGGAACGGATTTTTCCGCCTGGTGAGCGAAGCCGGGCAGGTTTTTTACAGCCGCAACGGGCAGTTCAAAACCAATGAGAACGGTTATATCGTCAACGATATGGGTATGCAGCTCACCGGTTATCAGGCGACAGGCACGCCGCCAGCGATTCAGCCTGGCGCCGCGGTCGGCCCGATCCAGATCCCCACCGGGCAGATGCCGGCGCGCGCCTCTGACGGCGGCACGATGACGGGCAACCTCGACTCCGGCACGGACCCGATCGCCGCCGATATCCCCTTCGATCCCAAAGACAACAAAAGCTATAGCTCGGTATCCCAGGTTGACGCCTACGACAGCCTTGGCAACCGCCACACGGTGAACGTCTACTTCGTAAAAACCGGCGACAACGCGTGGAAAGTCTATACCCATGACACCACCGCGCCGAAGATCGGTGACAACGGCAAAGAAGAGTATCAGCAAATGGATCTCGCCTTCGACAGTGCCGGTCAGCTCACCACCAATCCGGCCACTGTCAAAATTGAGAGCTCAGCCTGGAACGGCGCCGACGCGCTGGATTTCGAACTGGATATGACCGGCATGACGCAGCAGGCTGCCGATACCGCGATGGACAGCCCCAGCACCACCGGTTATGCGCCAGGCTCGATGAACGGCTATACCATCGGTGACAACGGCCAGATTATGGCCTCCTACAGCAACGGCCAGCAGCAGCTGCTGGGCCAGGTGGTGCTGGCGAACTTCACCAACGCAGGCGGCCTCGCCTCCAGCGGCAACAACTGCTGGACTGAAACCCCATCCTCCGGTCAGCCTGTCATCGGCGTAGCGGGCACCGGTAACCTGGGCAACCTGTACGGCAACAAGCTTGAGGCGTCCAACGTGGATCTGAGTCAGGAGATGGTCAACATGATCGTTTACCAGCGCAACTATCAGTCCAACTCGCAGACGATCAAAACCCAGTCTGAGCTGTTGCAGACCCTGGTGAACCTGGGATAA
- a CDS encoding flagellar basal body rod protein FlgF: protein MDRAIYTAMGAANAALNRQAVTANNLANVSTNGFRAQLTAYRAVPVNGPTDATRVLVTESTPYNDYTMGAINQTDRSLDVAMPQNGWLAVQLPDGGEAYTRDGNIEVDSEGLLRVRGYPLMGDGGPIAIPPQAQVTIAPDGSITALGAGDEPTALALVGRLKMVTAQPYMLRNGDDGLFHVDPAQQENPVLPADPELRLMPGALESSNVSPVKAMVDMIATARGFDMQMKVISTVDDNAKNANQLLSIS, encoded by the coding sequence ATGGATCGCGCAATATATACCGCTATGGGCGCGGCGAACGCCGCGCTTAACCGTCAGGCGGTCACGGCGAATAACCTGGCGAACGTCTCCACCAACGGCTTTCGCGCCCAGCTTACCGCATACCGCGCGGTGCCGGTCAACGGCCCCACCGACGCCACGCGTGTGCTGGTTACTGAATCAACGCCCTACAACGACTACACCATGGGCGCTATCAACCAGACCGACCGCAGCCTGGATGTGGCGATGCCGCAGAACGGCTGGCTGGCGGTGCAGTTGCCGGACGGCGGCGAAGCCTATACGCGCGACGGCAATATTGAAGTCGACAGCGAAGGGCTACTGCGCGTCAGAGGCTATCCGTTGATGGGCGACGGCGGTCCGATCGCCATTCCGCCGCAGGCGCAGGTGACCATCGCGCCGGACGGTTCCATTACTGCGCTGGGCGCAGGCGATGAGCCCACCGCGCTGGCGCTGGTCGGACGGCTGAAAATGGTTACGGCGCAGCCGTATATGCTGCGCAACGGCGACGACGGCCTGTTCCATGTGGATCCCGCGCAGCAGGAGAATCCGGTGCTGCCCGCCGATCCTGAACTGAGGCTGATGCCCGGCGCGCTGGAAAGCAGCAACGTCAGCCCGGTGAAGGCGATGGTCGATATGATCGCCACCGCGCGCGGCTTTGATATGCAAATGAAAGTGATCTCCACCGTCGACGATAACGCCAAGAACGCCAACCAACTGCTTAGCATAAGTTAA